The genomic stretch GCGCCGGAGATAAGGCCAGCCGCATCCCGGGATGCTTCCGTCGGCATGGCGTTTATTAAATCGATCAAGCTCTGACCGAAGCGATCCAGTGCTAGGGTCACGTCATCCTGCTTTGATCGAACGCGCTCTCTCACCTCTTCAAGTTTCTGCAAAGCTGTTACGGTCGATCTGAAGACCTGTGCCGCCCGGCTCCCAAGACGCTCGTCGAACACTACGTCCCGGTTGCGTTCGATCAGTTCTCCTGCCTTCCGGGCCAGGGAAACGGGATCATCCCGTGGTTCTCTGGTTCCCTCTGAAAAGGCACGGACCTCCAGAATGCTGAGCGACTGTTTTGCAAGCATCAGATCCAGCTTGGCTGACTGGAGAGAAACCAGGTCCGGAACAACCTCCCGATGAATCACTCGGCTATCCTCTTCCACCACTCCAATCAGGTACATCGCAGCAAAAAACAGCACCAGGATCGTTGCAGAGATAAGACCAAGACTTATGACGATGCGTCTGGTGTACTTTCCTGGATTGGCTCTAGGCATTGGAGGGACTTAGACCCGAATAGACCTGATCTCGTTCCAAAACCCGGATGATTCGACTGAACTGGCACGGCGTGTTCAGAAAAAAGAGCGCAAAACCCGAACCTACAACCCGGTTACGAACAGCCAGTAAGCAATCCAGCCCCGCCTGATCGATCTCTGTAACCTCCCGAAGATCGAAAAACCAGTCACACGATACGGGCGTTTCGTAGAGAAAGGTCTGAAGGAGTTTGCCGGTTGAAAGCGCATTCAGCCGGGAAGGTAGCCGCCAGACATCATCCTCTCTAGCCAAGGGAGTCATGGCTCCAACCTGCTTTTCGGCTCGGTTCGGGCGTTGAAAACCAGAGAACCCTCTGCCCCTTTAGCAGTCGTAGCCAGTTGTTCAAGCATGCGTGACTGGTAGAGCGCGTAACTTCTCAGCGCAGCCAACGCTGCGTTTACCTGGCAGAATCGTTGGCAACAAAACCAGAAACCGACGCCCGCGGAACTGAGAGACAGGAGCAACAACAACAGGCTGCCATTCGTGCCGAACATAACAGCCGCGCAAACGTGACTGATCGAAAAAGACAGAAGAAGGGAGAATTCGAGGAGTAATTTTTTACTCGAGGAAGGTATGCCACGTGCCGCCACTCCGCAGAGCCATATTTTCGCCATTTTGTGACGCAGATCACAGTATTTGGCTAAATTAGCGCAGCGTACATAACCATTAACAGCCAGCTAGCGTAGCTTTTTGTATGTATTAATTAACGACACGTTTCCTTTTCATTCTGCAATGTGAAATAAAGAAAAACGCACCCGAAAGGGGTGCGTCGCTTATGGACAGTGGATTTGCTCAGGCTAACGGAATCGTCTCAGATGTAATTCATAACCATATACAGCCCCACTCCCCCCATGACGAGCATATATGGGAAAGCCATCACCACCATCTTTCCGTAAGACAGTCGTACCAAAGGCGCGATGGCAGAGGTAAGCAAGAAAAGGAAAGCCGCTTGGCCATTCGGGGTCGCCACACTGGGAAGGTTGGTACCGGTGTTGATGGCAACTGCCAACTTCTGGAAATGCTCGTAGCTGATGGCCCCTGCATCCAGAGCCTGTTTGACTTCGCTGATATACACAGTCGCTACGAAGACGTTATCGCTGATCATTGAGAGCACGCCGTTGGCAATGAAGAACATGCCAGGCTGACGGGCTTCCGGAAGCGACAGCACGTAATCAATAATCGGCTTGAACAGGTGCTGTTCGTGGATCACCGCAACCACCGCGAAAAACACCACCAGCAGCGAGGTAAACGGCAGAGATTCCTGGAAGGCCTTGCCAATCTGGTGCTCATCGGTAACGCCGGTAAAGGAGGTAATCAGGATGATGACAAGCAGGCCAATCAGGCCGACCTCGGCGAGATGGAAAGCCAGACCCACCACCAGGATCGCGGCGGCAACGGCCTGTACCCAGAGCGCGGCCTGATCAGCCTTGGTACGTTTGGTCCGCTCGTTCTCCGCAAACTCTTCCAGCACCTGACGCACAGGTTTGGGCAAGCGCCCGCCGTAGCCGAACCAACGCAGCTTCTCCAGGGCCCAGCAGGTAAATAATCCAGCCGCCAATACCGGCAAACTCACTGGCGCCATATGCAGGAAGAAACCGGCAAAGTCCCAACCCACGACTTTGGCAATCAACAGATTCTGAGGCTCACCGACCATGGTGGCAACGCCGCCCAATGCGGTACCGATAGCACCATGCATCAAAAGGCTGCGCAAGAACGCCCGGAAATTTTCCAGATCTTCACGGTGCAGCTCGATTACTTCGTCATCGCTGCCCGCGTTGTGGTCCTTGTGCTGGTAGCCCTTGCCGGAGGCCACCTTGTGGTAAACCGCGTAAAACCCGACCGCCACGCTGATAATAACCGCGGTAACCGTCAGGGCATCGAGGAAGGCCGAAAGCAGTGCTGCTGCGCTACAGAACAGCAACGATAACGCCGACTTGGAACGCACACCCACCAGAATCTGGGTGAATGTCACCAGTAGCAGTTCCTTCATGAAGTAGATGCCCGCCACCATGAACATCAGTAGCAATATCACCGGGAAGTTGGTGAGCACTTCCAGATACACTGCATCCGGCGTGGTCAGGCCAATCAGCAATGCCTCTACCGCCAGCAGGCCACCCGGCAGAAGCGGGTAACATTTCAGGGCCATGGCAAGAGTAAAAATAAACTCTGCGATCAGAAGCCAGCCGGCTGTTCCGGGCCCCAACGTCCACATGACAATCGGGTTGGCGACAAGAAACAGCAGGATCACCTGCTTGTACCAGACGGGCGCCTTGCCAAGGAAATTGTGAGTAAAGCCGGAGATAACAGTAGTGGGCATTGCAGGTGTCTTCTGAAAAAAACGGATTATGGGTATTGTGTGGCAGAAAGAGCCAGATCTTCCTTGATATTTACGTACCAGGCTATGCTCCAAAGGTACGTGTTCCGACCCAACTTAGTCTCGATTGCAAAAAAGGGGGATCTGAAAGGCCCAACCGCAACGGCATTATTTGTAGAATTACAGACAATGCGTGATATCAGCGCCGTTATCTTAACCGATTACTGACCACAGTGCGGTGGATGTCAGGAAAAAATGATCAAAAGTCGCGCTTTTCCGCTAACTTTTTCTGCAACAATCGATTGAGCTCTTCCAGGTTCCTGATTCTCAGATCAGAACGTGAATGTTCCCACTGGTTGCGCTCATTTAAGAGATCAATCTGCCGAGCCAGTTCGCCCACCTCATCGTGACCCGCATCATTGATTTTCTGAGCCCTGCCGCCGGAACTGGCTCGCTCCACGACTTCTGTCATCTTCTTCAACCGTCTCACAAGGTAGTAGCCAGCAGCGATCGAGAACAACGCAGCCATGAGTACCTCCAAAGCGGCGATCACCAGACTCCTGTGTCTGAGGTTCAGAATGTTTTCTTTTTGGCTCCGAAGGTCAAGGCCAATTTCTATCTTGCCGTAGTGTATACCGGCTTTCACTATATAAGCCTGAGCCATAAAAAGGTTAGGCAAGTCTCCCGCGTCAAATGATCCCTTGAAGTCCCGTGTCAGGTGCTGGGGATTGCCTGCCTCGGCCAACAAGTGGCCTTCATAATCCACCACTCTCGCGAATGAGGTTCCAGGGGTCTTTGCGACTTCATCCACAAAGGACTGCAGTGATGCCAGGTCCAGAGAGAGAACATCATCGGCAGCCGTGGCCGCGAAAACCCGTGCGATGGACTGGGCCCGACGTTCCACTTCGTCCCGGGTGGATTGATCAATAAAGTGAAATACTGAATACAGCAGCAACATCAGCATCCCCACCTCAATAAGGCCGATGCCGAGAACGGCCTGTGTTCGGAGCGAAATCTTCACGGGGTTGCTTCGGCCTCTATGAAATCGAGCCCCAGTCGGCGCACGTCATCCCAGTCACTGTCGCTAGCGCTCACAAGCGCCTTTAAAGTGACGCCACCCAACAGGCCCTGGCCCTCTTCTGTCTCGGACAGACTTACGAGTATGTCAGCGATCTTTTCCTTGTCGCCTTCAGAAAGGTCTGGGTGAACGGCAAATGCGTGGGGCGTATAGCCGGGCGACCGCCACAGGACCCGTGCGCCCTCAAGCCCCGACTCCAAGGCTGAGGAAAACGTGCGCTCAATGCCGCCACCCGCCTTTACGAAGCCTCTTGCTACACTGAGATATACCGAATCGTGAGAGGACACGTATTTCGGCGTGTAGGAAACCCCCAGTCTCTCCAGCTCGGCCCGAACCAGAATGGTAGCGGCAAAAGCGGTCGGGGCAGGAAACGCCAGGGTCTCACCCTCCAGATCAGAGAGTTGGGTCGCAGTATCGTTTTCTCTCACAACCACGATTCCGCGTATCTGTTTTCCCTGCTCCCGCGCAATGGCCCGATACCCTGGCACCTTGCTGAATTCCACATAGTGGTAGGGGTTCATGTAGGCAATGTCATATTGGCCTGCAAGAACCCGCTGCTCGAACGTGGGAATATCCGGTGCCGTCATAAAGCGGACGGGGCGTCCCAACTGCTCGGAGAGATAGCTCATCAGCGGTGTCCACTTCTCAGCGAGGCGACTTGAAGACTGTTGTGGGACAATGCCGAACGTCAGCGGTTCAGGCTGTGGGTAGACTAACAACGGCCAGATCAGAAGCGCGACCAGTAGATGACCTTTGAATACGTTCATTACGTTGGGGCTCCGCCAATTCATACAGCGCTGACCGAAAGCTGCCGGGTTGTGGGGTAACGGGAGGCAGAATCCATCAAAACCGCCATAAACTCATTGAACGGCATAGGTTTGTGAGCAAAGTAGCCCTGGATCAATACATCGCCCAGCTTCTCGATAAGATCCCACTGAGCCTGATTTTCAACACCCTCAATCACGGTTTTCATATAGACCTGCTCTGCCATCGCAACGATGGAGCCCAGAAACCGCAGTTTGTCTTCACTGTGCTCAACACCATTCACAAAACAGCGATCAACTTTGAGTCGATCGACCTTGAGCTCCCGCACGTATTCCAGTGAGGAATGGCCAGTGCCAAAATCGTCCAGAGCGAACGTCACGCCGAGAGTATGTAATTCGTTGATCAGTTCATTGATTCGCTCAAAATCCAGTGCCGCGTTGTCCTCGGTAATTTCCATGCAGAGTGCGCTGGCAGGAATTCCTTCGTTGACTAATAGTCCCTGCACATCGGAAACCAGGCTATCACTGAGCATCGCCGGATTGAGGTTGATTGAAAGACTGCCCCGGAATCCAAGATCCCGGTAAAGCTGGCTCGTTTCTTTGGCAACCTGTCGAAACAGCCATTTGCCAAGATCCGCTCCGAGTCCATGCCTTTCGGATAGATCCACCACAACATTCGGGGGAACGAAGCCCAGTACTCGGTCCCGGCAGCGCAACAGTACCTCGGCCCCGATAATAAAATTTTTGTTCCCGGCATTTACGATGGGCTGATAGACAACACTCAGGGAGAGCGAGCTGGGCTCACCGCTCAAGAAACGAACCAGTCCATTCAGGATAATCCGCTCATCCCGCAAACGCTTCTCAAGATTTTCATTGCTTATGTAAAGCTGCTCGCGTTCCATCTGAGCCATCGCAAGTGCGCGATAGGCCTCTTGATAACGGACACCCCACGCTGGCGACTGATCCTTGCCGGCCACGGTCACGCCAAAGACGCCCTGGATCGGAATAACGGTTTCAAAGATTCGCCACTCGAATGTTGTTGCTTCAATAAAACGGGCAGCCAGGCTCTCGGAGCTCTCATTTTTGTGGTTTTTCACAAGGAGCAGGAATTCACCTTGTGAGATCTGGATCAATTCATCACCGCCGCCCAAACCCTTTGCCAGCTTTCTCGCGAAAGCCTGCACCACCTCGTTTGCGGTCTCGTTGCCATACTCAGCGATAACCAGGCCCAGATCGCGGATCTGGCAGACAATGACGTTTTTTCTAGGATCGACAGAGTTAATGGTCTGGAGATAGTTGCTATTCGGAAGCCCGGTCAGCGGATCTGTCCGGGACTGGCGACGGATATGGGTTAGCGCAAAGGCCAGATACATGAAAACCACGACCAAAGCGCCGAGCGTAAGCACGCGAAGGTTAGCCAGCCGGTCTCTGGATGCTTCCATGCCAGTCATCAGCTGACTCGCTTCTTCGCCAACAAAATTGTCAGCGAGCAGAAGCTGGATGTCTTTTCGCTGCTGCTCCCAGGTGGTAGCCAACTCAGACCAATCGGGCTTTGCTGATTTCAGAAGCCCCTTTATCTGCGGCTCCAAGCCCTTGAGATCGGAAAACAGATTTTTAATTCTTCTGAGGTTGTCCTGATGCTGTCGCGTTGGCATAGACTCCGCGCTGTTCAGCAGATAGTCGTAGCGACTCCAGAGCACATCGAAACGAAGCATGAACTCTTCCGGATCGCCTACACCTTTTGCCATCAAAGCTACTTCACGATCAAAAGCGCCGGCTTCATTACTCATTCTCGCCAGGTTCCAGGAAGCCATTTTCAGGGCACTCAAAGAGACCGACTGCAATTTTCTGTCCTGGACATAGGTATAGAAACTTGCAGACAACAGAACGCCGATGACGATGAACAGGAAGATCACCGTCGCGCGGGAAAAAAGGCGCTGTTGAATGGAACCAGGCTTCATAATCAGTCGAGAACGATGGCTTCAAGCTGCCAGATCATGAAACGATGGAATTCCTGTTCATCCAGCTCAGGACGATCGGACAATGGCAACATAAGCCAGAACGGACCGCGATCTCGCACAGACATGGGCTGAGAATCCATGCGCGTTGCAACAATTGGATCCATAGCGAGCAACTCCCTCAAATTGCCGTCTACCCGATAGTCGTTGAGCGCACGCAGAACAATGCGGATATCTCCCGAAAGATCAAAAGTCTCCAGAACGCGGCTCAACGAGGGCCCGGTAAATTCAGCACTACCCTCGAAGTAGGGACTGGTCGTCACGATCCGGGTCTGAGGAAAGGTTTCCAGCTCGCTGCGATCCAGAACCAGCTTCTCATCGCCACTGGTTATCGTTAACGTGGGCGCAGCCTGAAGCGACGTGGCAACAAGCAAGGTAGCGAACAGGGCCAACAGAGAAGTGATGAATTTCACCATGGAATCGTTCTCATTAATGCGTTTAAGTGAAAAGCGCATAATGATAGATCAGAACGAACAAACCACGTGAAGGGGCATTTGTTACCTTGTGAAACTGAATTTTGAAACCTTGAAAAACTGACAGGACGTCAGGAAATTTTATTTATTAAACAGTCTCTTAAAGGCTATAGAGTGGGCGTCAGCGTCGGTAAGTAATTGCCGATATCAAGACTGCCGGGCACACTCCCTGTGCCGGCAGGCCAACATCAGAAGCGGTATGCCACTGAACCGGTCACTTCACGACGGGTGCCATACGTACCGGAGCTGTCGAAAGCCGTTGCTACATACTGTTCGTCCAGCAGGTTCTGAGCATGCAGCCCCAGCGACACCTGGCCAATGTCGTAGGTAATCGCAGCATCCACCAGGGTGACATCCGGTACTTCCAGGGCAGAATTATCCGCATTGAACGCCGCGCCAAAACTCTCGCCGATGTAACGCACACCGGCGCCCAGACCCAGGCCATGCAGCACGCCACCCCGGAAATTGTATTTACCCCACAGCGCCGCTTCATGCTCCGGGGTGTATTCCAGCGGCTCGCCCTCTTCCACCGGGTTGCTGGCTTTGGTGATCTCGGCATCGGTATAGCTATAGCTGGCGATCACATCCAGAGCATGGAACAGACGGGTGCGCGCTTCCATCTCAAGGCCCTGTGAGTTGGCCTCGCCCTTCTGCTCATTGGCGAAGGTCGATGGGTTGGTGGTCAGGTAGTCTTCCCGGGTCAGGTCGAACCAGGCCAGTGTCACCAGCGTGTCCGTATTGGGCTGGTATTTTACGCCCACCTCATATTGGTGTGCGGTTTCGGGCTCGAACGGGTTGCCGGCCGCATCGATACTTGTGGTGGGGAGAAACGACTCCATGTAGCTCACATAAGGGGCAAAGCCATTCGCAAACTGGTAACCGGCACCGGCACGACCAGTGAAGGCCTCGTCTTCCCGGCTAGCTGTGGCGCCGGTGAGATTATTGATTGTCTCGGAACGGGCCACGTCATACCGGCCGCCAAGGGAAACCGTCCAACGGTCTACCCGGATCTGATCCTGGAGGTAAATGCCGGTCTGTTTGAGTTGTCCGTCCTCGTCTTTAAACAATGGGGCATCAGGGACAGGCGCCCCATAGACAGGATCATAGATGTCCAGGTTACTGGCGGCCCCAAAGAACTGCCGGGATGACACATCGATATCCTGATGGTCGAGGCCGACCAAAACGGTATGTTCTGCCGAGCCCGTCTGGGCAGTCAACTGCAGCTGGTTATCCATGGCCAGTCCGTCAATGCGACCGAAACTGTCGAAGCGTGACCGGGTAATGGTTCTCTGATCCGCCAGCAAGCCGGTGGTGTAGATGGTCTGGTCGTCAACATCGTTACGGTAGTCCCGGACATTCTGACGCAGAACTATCTGGTCATTGATGCGGTGCTCAAACTCGTAACCAATGGCACTCTCGCGACGCTCATAGGCATCGTACCCTGGCTCGCCGGTAAACCGGTTGTCAGGAATCGGGCCATTCGGATTTGGCTCCAACGTGCCCTGCAACGGGTAACGTTGAGATGGCTGGGTATCGTCGTACTGCCAGTGCGCCAATACCGTCAGTCGGGTGGCGTCCGTGGGCTGCCAGGTCAGGCTGGGGGCCAGGTACTTTCGGTCGTCGTTGACGAAATCCACCTGGGTTTCGCTGTCGCGAACCAGGCCTACCAGGCGAACCGCGAGGGTATCACTGTCATTCACCGCCCCACTGATATCAAACTGACCCTGGACCAGATCGTTGGTACCAGCCTCAACGCGCACTTCTCGACGGGTGTCGAAAGTAGGACGTTTGGACACATAGTTCACCAACCCACCCGGGCCCGCTTGTCCGTACAGAACGGAAGAAGGCCCCTTGAGCACATCAATGCGCTCGGCGCCATAGGGCTCCAGGCTGTAACCGGCGGCAAAGCCGGGGTTCGCCAGTTTCAGGTTGTCACGAAACAAGCCACTGGTGGCCACATCGAAGCCGCGTATTCTCAGAAACGTGGTGCGCGGCTCGAAACCAAAGGTCTCGCCTCGGGCGCCGGCTGTATAACGCAGAACTTCGCCCAGGTTGGCCGCGTTCTGGTCCTCGATCTGATCCGCTGTGACTGTGGAAATGGACTGGGGCGTTTCAACCACGTTGGTGGTTGTTTTCGTGCCGGTAACGGTCGCCTCTGCGGTGTAGCCATCACTCGGTGCGGTGCCGCTCGGTTCGGCGGCATCTGCCGATACTTCAATGGCATCCAGCTCGGTAATATTCGCTTCCTGCGCGTACACTATCGGGCTTGCCAGAACCCCGGCTATGGCCACGGCCACGCCGGACGGGAGTAAGTACTGGCGATTATCACGTAACGAATTCATTGATCAGCTCCAAACAACGCGCTTTACAAGTTTAAGTGTAATGCGAATTATTGTCGTTTAGACCCGAGCTTTGGTATTCCAGAAGCCAAAAAACCTGTGCGCAATGCTATTTCTTGTGATTGGCCGCCCGTTGTCGGGGAGAAAAGCCGAACTCTCGGCGAAACGCCGTCGAAAAATTGGTCGCGTGGGTGTAACCCACCCTGTTCGCGCTCTGTTCAACACTGAAGCCTTGCTCCAGATAATGTTTTGCCAACCGAAGTCGGCATTTTCTGAGATAGTCGAACACCGGCACGCCGTACATCGCCCGGAATTTCGCTCGCAAGCCGCTTGGGCTCATGGCAGCCATCTGTGCGAGGTCCTTTAGGGTGTGGTCATGGTCCGGGGTGAACTCCAGATGCTGCCTTACGAGCTCAAGTCGCTGACGTTGCTGGACCGGAACCACCGGAGCATCCGGGGATTCATGCTCGTCGCCTGCCAGACCCAATCCGGCAAGCTGCAGCGCGAGGCCCTCCAAAACCAGGCTTTTCTGGGCGACGGTCATCGTGAGGCGTGCATGGGTCCGCAGCAACTCCTCGAACGGGTGGGGCACACTCCATTGACGCAGGGGAACCCTGGGAAGA from Marinobacter adhaerens HP15 encodes the following:
- a CDS encoding STAS domain-containing protein, with the translated sequence MTPLAREDDVWRLPSRLNALSTGKLLQTFLYETPVSCDWFFDLREVTEIDQAGLDCLLAVRNRVVGSGFALFFLNTPCQFSRIIRVLERDQVYSGLSPSNA
- the nhaB gene encoding sodium/proton antiporter NhaB, with protein sequence MPTTVISGFTHNFLGKAPVWYKQVILLFLVANPIVMWTLGPGTAGWLLIAEFIFTLAMALKCYPLLPGGLLAVEALLIGLTTPDAVYLEVLTNFPVILLLMFMVAGIYFMKELLLVTFTQILVGVRSKSALSLLFCSAAALLSAFLDALTVTAVIISVAVGFYAVYHKVASGKGYQHKDHNAGSDDEVIELHREDLENFRAFLRSLLMHGAIGTALGGVATMVGEPQNLLIAKVVGWDFAGFFLHMAPVSLPVLAAGLFTCWALEKLRWFGYGGRLPKPVRQVLEEFAENERTKRTKADQAALWVQAVAAAILVVGLAFHLAEVGLIGLLVIILITSFTGVTDEHQIGKAFQESLPFTSLLVVFFAVVAVIHEQHLFKPIIDYVLSLPEARQPGMFFIANGVLSMISDNVFVATVYISEVKQALDAGAISYEHFQKLAVAINTGTNLPSVATPNGQAAFLFLLTSAIAPLVRLSYGKMVVMAFPYMLVMGGVGLYMVMNYI
- a CDS encoding HAMP domain-containing protein gives rise to the protein MKISLRTQAVLGIGLIEVGMLMLLLYSVFHFIDQSTRDEVERRAQSIARVFAATAADDVLSLDLASLQSFVDEVAKTPGTSFARVVDYEGHLLAEAGNPQHLTRDFKGSFDAGDLPNLFMAQAYIVKAGIHYGKIEIGLDLRSQKENILNLRHRSLVIAALEVLMAALFSIAAGYYLVRRLKKMTEVVERASSGGRAQKINDAGHDEVGELARQIDLLNERNQWEHSRSDLRIRNLEELNRLLQKKLAEKRDF
- a CDS encoding phosphate/phosphite/phosphonate ABC transporter substrate-binding protein gives rise to the protein MNVFKGHLLVALLIWPLLVYPQPEPLTFGIVPQQSSSRLAEKWTPLMSYLSEQLGRPVRFMTAPDIPTFEQRVLAGQYDIAYMNPYHYVEFSKVPGYRAIAREQGKQIRGIVVVRENDTATQLSDLEGETLAFPAPTAFAATILVRAELERLGVSYTPKYVSSHDSVYLSVARGFVKAGGGIERTFSSALESGLEGARVLWRSPGYTPHAFAVHPDLSEGDKEKIADILVSLSETEEGQGLLGGVTLKALVSASDSDWDDVRRLGLDFIEAEATP
- a CDS encoding bifunctional diguanylate cyclase/phosphodiesterase, with translation MKPGSIQQRLFSRATVIFLFIVIGVLLSASFYTYVQDRKLQSVSLSALKMASWNLARMSNEAGAFDREVALMAKGVGDPEEFMLRFDVLWSRYDYLLNSAESMPTRQHQDNLRRIKNLFSDLKGLEPQIKGLLKSAKPDWSELATTWEQQRKDIQLLLADNFVGEEASQLMTGMEASRDRLANLRVLTLGALVVVFMYLAFALTHIRRQSRTDPLTGLPNSNYLQTINSVDPRKNVIVCQIRDLGLVIAEYGNETANEVVQAFARKLAKGLGGGDELIQISQGEFLLLVKNHKNESSESLAARFIEATTFEWRIFETVIPIQGVFGVTVAGKDQSPAWGVRYQEAYRALAMAQMEREQLYISNENLEKRLRDERIILNGLVRFLSGEPSSLSLSVVYQPIVNAGNKNFIIGAEVLLRCRDRVLGFVPPNVVVDLSERHGLGADLGKWLFRQVAKETSQLYRDLGFRGSLSINLNPAMLSDSLVSDVQGLLVNEGIPASALCMEITEDNAALDFERINELINELHTLGVTFALDDFGTGHSSLEYVRELKVDRLKVDRCFVNGVEHSEDKLRFLGSIVAMAEQVYMKTVIEGVENQAQWDLIEKLGDVLIQGYFAHKPMPFNEFMAVLMDSASRYPTTRQLSVSAV
- a CDS encoding TonB-dependent siderophore receptor, translated to MNSLRDNRQYLLPSGVAVAIAGVLASPIVYAQEANITELDAIEVSADAAEPSGTAPSDGYTAEATVTGTKTTTNVVETPQSISTVTADQIEDQNAANLGEVLRYTAGARGETFGFEPRTTFLRIRGFDVATSGLFRDNLKLANPGFAAGYSLEPYGAERIDVLKGPSSVLYGQAGPGGLVNYVSKRPTFDTRREVRVEAGTNDLVQGQFDISGAVNDSDTLAVRLVGLVRDSETQVDFVNDDRKYLAPSLTWQPTDATRLTVLAHWQYDDTQPSQRYPLQGTLEPNPNGPIPDNRFTGEPGYDAYERRESAIGYEFEHRINDQIVLRQNVRDYRNDVDDQTIYTTGLLADQRTITRSRFDSFGRIDGLAMDNQLQLTAQTGSAEHTVLVGLDHQDIDVSSRQFFGAASNLDIYDPVYGAPVPDAPLFKDEDGQLKQTGIYLQDQIRVDRWTVSLGGRYDVARSETINNLTGATASREDEAFTGRAGAGYQFANGFAPYVSYMESFLPTTSIDAAGNPFEPETAHQYEVGVKYQPNTDTLVTLAWFDLTREDYLTTNPSTFANEQKGEANSQGLEMEARTRLFHALDVIASYSYTDAEITKASNPVEEGEPLEYTPEHEAALWGKYNFRGGVLHGLGLGAGVRYIGESFGAAFNADNSALEVPDVTLVDAAITYDIGQVSLGLHAQNLLDEQYVATAFDSSGTYGTRREVTGSVAYRF
- a CDS encoding helix-turn-helix transcriptional regulator, translated to MGRLHTFSQADFERFGQLYDIEFRFPAIQGDTGSDDRIVARGEIAEYSLASGFRFTFSSLQVLQAYESVSSGHAPLLVLVVLDGTVELTLGSVEHVLSPGNAVSMQLHPDYPLRAHQPEQEHLQIVALAFDPRGATLGHVSSSLQDLTILPRVPLRQWSVPHPFEELLRTHARLTMTVAQKSLVLEGLALQLAGLGLAGDEHESPDAPVVPVQQRQRLELVRQHLEFTPDHDHTLKDLAQMAAMSPSGLRAKFRAMYGVPVFDYLRKCRLRLAKHYLEQGFSVEQSANRVGYTHATNFSTAFRREFGFSPRQRAANHKK